DNA from Halorarum salinum:
ATCACCTGGCCGAACGCCTGGCACTCGATCTCGAGGCCGGCAGTGGTGTCGTCGCGGCCGGCGAGCATCGCACGCTTCGTGTAGCGCTGGGCTACCGGCGGGCCGGCGGCGAGGTCACGGGCCAGTTCGAGGGCACGCTCCTCCAGCTCCTCGTTCGGGTGGACCTCGTTTACGAAGCCGTACGACTCCATCTCGGCGGCGTCGTACCGGTCGGCGGTGAGGATGATCTCCTTCGCGCGCCCCTCGCCGACGATGTGACGGAGCCGCTGGGTCCCGCCCCAGCCGGGGATGAGCCCGAGGTTGAGCTCCGGCTGTCCGAACTCCGACCGCTCGGAGGCGAGCCTGAGGTCCGCACAGGTGGCGAACTCCATCCCGCCGCCGAGACAGTAGCCGTCGATGGCGGCGACCACGGGCAGGTCCGAGCCCTCGTACCTGCTGAACGTGGCCTGGCCCTGCCGGGAGAGCTCCACCCCGCGGAGGTTGTCCGCGCCGCCGGCGGCCATGCTCTGGACGTCCGCGCCCGCCGAGAAGGCGCGGTCCCCCGCGCCGGTGACCAGCACCGACCGGACCTCCTCGTCGTCCTCGAGCAGGTCGATGGCGGCCCCGAGCTCCTCGATCATCCCGACCGAGACGGTGTTCATCCGGTGCGGGCGGTCGAGCACGATCCGGCCCACGTTGCCGTCCCGCTCCACGCGGATGGCCTCGAACTCCTCGGTAGCGTCGCCGCCGCCGGCGACGCCGTGGAACCCCTCGCCTGACTCGGCGAGCTCGCGGAGGCGTCCCGCCGCCTCGTAGCGCTCCGCGCCGGTCTCCTCGTGCAGGTCGTCGAGGGTCCCGACGAGCGTCTCCAGCCCCGCATCGTCCGCCATCCTCGCCGGGCCGTCCGGGAAGCCCGCGCCGAGCATCACGGCCTCGTCGATGGCGTCCGCGTCGGCGACGTCGTTTTCGACGAGCCCGGCGACCTCGTTGGCCATCGTCGCGAGCAGCCGGTTCTTCACGTCCTCGCGGCCCGCGTCGGACGGGACGTCGACGCCGCCGTCCGCGTAGTCGTAGAACCCCTCGCCGGTCTTCTTGCCGAGTTCGTCGTTCTCGACCTTCTCGGCGAGCAGCGGGCAGGGCTCGTAGGCGGCCCCGAGCACCTCGTGCATGTACTCCAGCACGTGGTAGCCCACGTCGATCCCGACCTGGTCGGCCAGTTCGAAGCTCCCCATCGGGAGCCCGACGTCGAACTTCGTGGTGGAGTCGACCTCGGCGACGGTCGCGTCGCCCCCGTGGACGATCCAGGCCGCCTCGTTCATCAGCGGGACGAGCACCCGGTTCACGATGAAGCCGGGCGAGTCCTTCCGCACGCGGACCGGCGTCTTGCCCATCCGTTCGGCGACGTCCTCGACGAGTTCGAGGGTACCGTCGGCGGTGTGGGCCCCGGAGATGACCTCGACGAGCTGCATCCGGACCGGCGGGTTGAAGAAGTGCATCCCGCAGAAGCGCTCGGGCCGATCCGTGACCTCCGAGAGCTCCGTGATGGAGAGGCTGGAGGTGTTCGAGGCGAACACCGCGTCGGCTGGCGCGTGCTCCTCGACCTCGGCGTACACGTCCTTCTTGATGTCCATCTTCTCCGGCACCGCCTCGACGACGAGGTCCGCGCCGCCGACCGCCGCCTCCACGTCCACGAGCGGAGTGACCCGCTCGAGCGCGGCGTCCGCGTCCGCCTCCGTGATCTGGTCCTTCTCGGCGAGCTTGCCGAGCGACCACTCGATCTGGTCGTAGCCGTCCCGGACGAACTCCTCGTTGATGTCGCGCAGCCGGACCCGATAGCCCGCGAGCGCGGCCACCTCCGCGATGCCGTGGCCCATGTTGCCCGCGCCGAGCACGGCCACCGTCTCCACGTCTGTCGCGTCCATGCTCGCCCGGTCGAACGGCCCCGGATTCAACGTTTCCCCTCGCGCGCACGTGAACGGACGGCCCGTTCACCGGCGTTGGCGTTCATCGGCCGGCGCGTCGGCGCGAGTTCACCGCCGGGGTCGCGTCCCCACGCTACCGCTTCGCCACCGGATCGAGCCAGTAGGTGGACTGCACCCAGGCGTCCTCCGACAGCGAGCCCTCGTCGGTGAACCCGAAGATCTGGATCGCGACGCGGCCCTCCATGGGGAGGTCCCGCCACCCCTCCTCTACCGGTTCCGGGCGTGATTCGGTCATCCTCGATCGACCTCCTGAACGTCCGGACGGAGGGGGAGCGCGGGGATTGTTAGTCGCCGCTGACCGCGAGTTCATCGGTCGTTACCGACGGCGGACCGCGCTCCGGTACTTCGGATGGACGGACCCGAGCGCGCTAGGCCGACTCGTACTCGGCCCAGATGTACTTCGTCGCGACCGACCGATACGGCCGCCACGCCTCGGCGACCTCGCGCATCTCGCCGCGGGTCATCCCCTCCCCGTTCCCGTACAGCCCCTCGATGCCCCGGCGCACCGCGAGGTCGCCGAGCGGCAACACGTCCTCCCGCTCCAGCACGAACAGGAGGTACATCCGGGCGGTCCAGTCGCCGATCCCCTTGATCTCGGTGAGCAGGTCGACGACCTCCCCGTCGGAACGGTCGGCCAGCCCGGACTTCGAGAAGTCCCCCTCCCGGAACGCGCGGGCAGCGTTTCGCACGTACTCGACCTTCATCCCGGAGAGCCCCGCCTCGCGGAGCGCCGACTCCTCGGCGGCGAGCACCGCCTCCGGGGTGACGTCGTCGGCCAGCAGGTCGAACACGCGCTCCTTCACGGCCGCGGCGCTGGCCGTCGAGAGCTGCTGGTTGATGATGGAGACACAGAGCCGCTCGAACGGCTCCCAGTCCCGTTCCGAGTACGGGTCGTGCCTGTCGAGCAGGTCGGCCATCACGGGGTCCTCCCGGAGGACGGAGTGGGCGTCTTCGTGCATGATCGAAGCTACTGATACGGGCACAGGGCGGCGAGCGGGAAAACCTCCCGGTCGCGGCGTCGCCGCGGTCGAGGGGGCGTCGACGCGTCGGAACCGAACGGAACCGGAGCCTTACTCCTCGTCGTCCTCGTCGTCGTCCTTCATCTCCTGGAGCCTCGAGACGAGGTCGTCGGTCGAGGCGCCGGAGTCGAACGTCATCTCCCCCTCGTGGTCGTTCTCGTGGGCGTCGACCGTCGATTCGTCGCCCGGTCCGCCGCCGGACTCCTGCCGTTCCTGTTCGGACTCGTCGTAGCTACCGAATCCCATGTCCGAACCGAGGCGGCCTGCACGGAAAAGTGGTCCCACTCGCCGGCCGTCCCGTGCGGCCCGGCGTCTTTCCTTCGGTCGGCCTACTCCTCCTCCTCGTTGCGCTCGCGAGTCCCCGACTCGTTCGCCCGACGCTTCACGTCGACCCGATAGTGCTGGAGGATGTCCCGCCCGAGCAGCAGCGGGTACTCCATGTGCGAGCGGTCCTCGACGCTCCCCGTGACGGTGTGCTGGCGGCCGCCGATGCCGACGACGAGGTCCACGACCGGCCGTGCCTTCCCGCCCTTCACGCTCCCGGACTTCACCCGCGTCATGCTCTTTATCGGGCCGGCGCCGATCTCGGCCGCCAGCTTCGTGTCGATGGAGGAGCGGGTCGCGCCCGTGTCGGACTTAGCAAACGCTTGCGTCGAGCCC
Protein-coding regions in this window:
- a CDS encoding 3-hydroxyacyl-CoA dehydrogenase/enoyl-CoA hydratase family protein, giving the protein MDATDVETVAVLGAGNMGHGIAEVAALAGYRVRLRDINEEFVRDGYDQIEWSLGKLAEKDQITEADADAALERVTPLVDVEAAVGGADLVVEAVPEKMDIKKDVYAEVEEHAPADAVFASNTSSLSITELSEVTDRPERFCGMHFFNPPVRMQLVEVISGAHTADGTLELVEDVAERMGKTPVRVRKDSPGFIVNRVLVPLMNEAAWIVHGGDATVAEVDSTTKFDVGLPMGSFELADQVGIDVGYHVLEYMHEVLGAAYEPCPLLAEKVENDELGKKTGEGFYDYADGGVDVPSDAGREDVKNRLLATMANEVAGLVENDVADADAIDEAVMLGAGFPDGPARMADDAGLETLVGTLDDLHEETGAERYEAAGRLRELAESGEGFHGVAGGGDATEEFEAIRVERDGNVGRIVLDRPHRMNTVSVGMIEELGAAIDLLEDDEEVRSVLVTGAGDRAFSAGADVQSMAAGGADNLRGVELSRQGQATFSRYEGSDLPVVAAIDGYCLGGGMEFATCADLRLASERSEFGQPELNLGLIPGWGGTQRLRHIVGEGRAKEIILTADRYDAAEMESYGFVNEVHPNEELEERALELARDLAAGPPVAQRYTKRAMLAGRDDTTAGLEIECQAFGQVMGTDDLMEGVMAFMSDEKPEFEGK
- a CDS encoding DNA-3-methyladenine glycosylase family protein; translated protein: MHEDAHSVLREDPVMADLLDRHDPYSERDWEPFERLCVSIINQQLSTASAAAVKERVFDLLADDVTPEAVLAAEESALREAGLSGMKVEYVRNAARAFREGDFSKSGLADRSDGEVVDLLTEIKGIGDWTARMYLLFVLEREDVLPLGDLAVRRGIEGLYGNGEGMTRGEMREVAEAWRPYRSVATKYIWAEYESA
- a CDS encoding DUF5786 family protein; its protein translation is MGFGSYDESEQERQESGGGPGDESTVDAHENDHEGEMTFDSGASTDDLVSRLQEMKDDDEDDEE